The Gordonia sp. KTR9 genome contains a region encoding:
- a CDS encoding ArsA family ATPase, whose product MVLGPGGSGVSAIAAAGATQRPVANRAARPSPRSGLAAAESDTLLITVDRWSPVHEWARVYRRPGEPVVVSKYLHLLSLDRLDLTERTWSAFVDVLEHTVSRSKTMLPGVGALAGIDAAELTSLPGIDDFLLLRRIRDEAVSGRWQRIVVDCSGCGDPLQFLRGGAVLSQALNRFWPRHRRLAMAAERPVVAQLTAAVDAIDRDCLDIAELFADPHAVAVHLVLAADDRSRRLTGHHLAAADLMGLPLASVQVNGGVGAEPVAEIAEMVQAELAAADGSPSVRVQVVEKSADTIDRMARLRKLAVSLPAPHGMPRGSAAAEVEAGQGRVGGGPAGPVYRLSWPQRLPDPDSLALGRSGDDLLVTIAGFRHPVRLPSVLRRCTVVDADWDGTNLGIGFVPDPSVWPRPQN is encoded by the coding sequence GTGGTGCTCGGTCCGGGGGGCTCTGGTGTCTCCGCGATCGCAGCCGCCGGCGCGACCCAGCGCCCCGTCGCGAACCGGGCGGCGCGACCCTCGCCCCGATCGGGCCTCGCCGCCGCCGAATCCGACACCCTCCTCATCACCGTCGACCGCTGGTCGCCGGTGCACGAGTGGGCACGGGTGTATCGCCGGCCCGGGGAGCCCGTCGTGGTCTCCAAGTACCTCCACCTGCTGAGCCTGGACCGGCTGGACCTCACCGAACGCACGTGGTCGGCTTTCGTCGACGTCCTCGAGCACACGGTGAGCCGCAGCAAGACGATGTTGCCCGGGGTCGGCGCGCTGGCCGGGATCGACGCCGCCGAGCTCACCTCGCTGCCGGGGATCGACGACTTCCTCCTGCTGCGGCGTATCCGGGACGAGGCGGTCAGCGGCCGGTGGCAGCGGATCGTCGTCGACTGTTCCGGGTGTGGTGACCCACTGCAATTCCTGCGCGGCGGAGCGGTTCTCAGCCAAGCGCTGAATCGGTTCTGGCCGCGGCACCGCCGTCTCGCGATGGCCGCCGAACGTCCGGTGGTCGCCCAGCTGACGGCCGCCGTCGACGCCATCGACCGCGATTGCCTCGACATCGCCGAACTGTTCGCCGACCCCCACGCGGTGGCGGTGCACCTCGTGCTCGCCGCCGACGACCGGAGCCGGCGACTGACCGGTCATCACCTCGCCGCCGCCGACCTCATGGGGCTGCCCCTGGCCTCGGTCCAGGTCAACGGTGGCGTCGGCGCCGAGCCCGTGGCCGAGATCGCCGAGATGGTGCAGGCCGAACTCGCGGCTGCCGACGGCTCCCCATCCGTCCGCGTCCAGGTCGTCGAGAAGTCGGCCGACACGATCGATCGCATGGCCCGGCTCCGCAAGCTCGCGGTGTCGCTGCCGGCGCCGCACGGCATGCCGCGGGGGTCGGCCGCGGCCGAGGTCGAGGCGGGGCAGGGACGCGTGGGCGGCGGACCGGCCGGCCCGGTGTATCGGCTGTCGTGGCCGCAGCGCCTACCCGATCCGGATTCGCTGGCCCTCGGGCGCAGCGGAGACGACCTGCTGGTGACGATCGCGGGTTTCCGCCACCCGGTGCGCCTGCCGTCGGTGCTGCGGCGATGCACGGTGGTCGACGCCGACTGGGACGGAACGAACCTGGGCATCGGGTTCGTCCCCGATCCGTCGGTCTGGCCCCGGCCCCAGAACTGA
- a CDS encoding SRPBCC family protein, protein MADHTERDIVIGADADAILAVIADFEHYPEWVTAAREVEVLRTDESGRATEVRFMLDAGVLQDTYVLAYEWDPNTTAVSWRLVSSDLQKDQRGRYVLTQQVPGSTKVTYELMVDLQVPMIGQLKRRAEKAITDAALNDLKKRVEG, encoded by the coding sequence ATGGCCGACCACACCGAACGCGACATCGTCATCGGCGCCGACGCCGACGCCATCCTCGCCGTCATCGCCGACTTCGAGCACTATCCCGAGTGGGTGACCGCGGCTCGCGAGGTCGAGGTGCTGCGCACCGATGAGTCCGGCCGCGCCACCGAGGTCCGGTTCATGCTCGACGCCGGAGTCCTGCAGGACACGTATGTGCTTGCCTACGAATGGGATCCGAACACCACAGCGGTCTCGTGGCGCCTGGTGTCGAGTGATCTGCAGAAGGATCAGCGCGGGCGTTACGTACTCACTCAACAGGTTCCGGGATCGACGAAGGTGACCTATGAACTCATGGTCGACCTGCAGGTGCCGATGATCGGACAGCTGAAACGGCGCGCCGAGAAGGCCATCACCGATGCTGCGCTGAACGACCTCAAGAAGAGGGTCGAAGGCTGA
- a CDS encoding AMP-dependent synthetase/ligase, translating to MGEYSVPAKFSIADDENCTNIIFGLAERSPQHIVFRHKQGDRWEPVTAADAASRISAIAKGLIASGVNPGDRVALLSRTRLEWNLFDFAIWSAGAITVPIYDSSSAGQIEWIMQDSGAVAIVLEDDGHRAEFESIDSLTAPVTVFQIDRTGAPGAVDELVAAGADVHDDEVAARRATVKAADPATLIYTSGTTGRPKGCELTHANMLSEVRAVLAGDILDKVIARDSKRLLMFLPLAHVLARAITLVAIEAGAEVGHTSDIPNLVDEFAVFKPSLILSVPRVFEKVYNTARQKAHDGGKGKIFDAASDTAIAYSQAKEKGQVGLALKVKHGAFDALVYKKLRAALGDECQMAISGGAPLGARLGHFFSGVGVPVFEGYGLTETTAAFSVNTPSASKIGSVGKPLSGNAVRIGDDGEVLLRGGVVFTEYWQNPEATASAVVDGWFHTGDLGTVDADGFITITGRKKELIVTAGGKNVSPAGLEDVIRANALISQATVVGDAKPFVAALITIDPEAFPAWKERTGKPASATVADLADDTDLRAEVQSAVDLANKTVSSAESIKKFRILPTDFTEETGEMTPTLKVKRNVVVQKFAGDIEAIYQR from the coding sequence ATGGGTGAGTACAGCGTGCCCGCGAAGTTCTCGATCGCCGACGACGAGAACTGCACGAACATCATCTTCGGCCTGGCGGAGCGGTCACCGCAGCACATCGTGTTCCGCCACAAGCAGGGCGACCGGTGGGAACCGGTGACTGCCGCCGACGCCGCCTCCCGGATCTCCGCGATCGCCAAGGGGCTGATCGCATCCGGCGTCAATCCCGGCGACCGGGTGGCGCTGCTGTCGCGCACCCGCCTCGAGTGGAACCTGTTCGACTTCGCGATCTGGTCGGCCGGCGCGATCACTGTTCCGATCTACGACTCCTCCTCCGCGGGTCAGATCGAGTGGATCATGCAGGATTCCGGTGCCGTGGCGATCGTCCTCGAGGACGACGGACATCGCGCCGAGTTCGAGTCCATCGATTCCCTCACCGCGCCGGTCACCGTCTTCCAGATCGACCGCACCGGCGCGCCGGGGGCCGTCGACGAGCTCGTCGCGGCGGGCGCCGACGTCCACGACGACGAGGTCGCAGCCCGCCGGGCCACCGTCAAGGCCGCCGACCCGGCGACCCTGATCTACACCTCGGGCACCACCGGACGCCCGAAGGGCTGCGAGCTCACCCACGCGAACATGCTGTCCGAGGTACGGGCGGTTCTGGCCGGCGACATCCTCGACAAGGTCATCGCCCGCGACTCCAAGCGCCTGCTGATGTTCCTCCCCCTCGCCCACGTGCTCGCCCGGGCCATCACGCTCGTCGCCATCGAAGCCGGCGCGGAGGTCGGGCACACCAGCGACATCCCGAACCTGGTGGACGAATTCGCCGTCTTCAAACCGTCGCTCATCCTGTCGGTGCCGCGCGTCTTCGAGAAGGTCTACAACACCGCACGCCAGAAGGCCCACGACGGCGGCAAGGGCAAGATCTTCGACGCCGCGTCGGACACCGCGATCGCCTACTCGCAGGCGAAGGAGAAGGGGCAGGTCGGCCTCGCGCTGAAGGTCAAGCACGGCGCCTTCGACGCGCTCGTCTACAAGAAGCTCCGCGCCGCCCTCGGCGACGAATGCCAGATGGCGATCTCCGGTGGCGCTCCGCTCGGCGCCCGCCTGGGCCACTTCTTCTCCGGCGTCGGCGTGCCCGTATTCGAGGGTTACGGGCTGACCGAGACCACCGCGGCCTTCAGCGTGAACACCCCGTCGGCATCGAAGATCGGCAGCGTCGGGAAGCCGTTGTCGGGCAACGCCGTTCGGATCGGGGACGACGGCGAGGTGCTGCTGCGCGGCGGAGTCGTCTTCACCGAGTACTGGCAGAATCCGGAGGCCACCGCATCGGCGGTCGTCGACGGATGGTTCCACACCGGCGACCTCGGCACCGTGGATGCCGATGGATTCATCACCATCACCGGCCGCAAGAAGGAATTGATCGTGACCGCGGGCGGCAAGAACGTCTCCCCCGCCGGACTCGAAGACGTCATCCGCGCCAATGCGTTGATCTCGCAGGCGACCGTCGTCGGTGACGCGAAACCGTTCGTGGCCGCACTCATCACGATCGATCCCGAGGCGTTCCCGGCGTGGAAGGAACGCACCGGCAAGCCGGCGTCCGCGACGGTCGCCGATCTCGCCGACGACACCGACCTGCGGGCCGAGGTGCAGTCGGCCGTCGACCTCGCCAACAAGACGGTGTCCAGCGCCGAGTCGATCAAGAAGTTCCGGATCCTGCCGACCGATTTCACCGAGGAGACCGGCGAGATGACGCCGACCCTCAAGGTCAAGCGCAACGTCGTCGTGCAGAAGTTCGCCGGCGACATCGAGGCGATCTACCAGCGCTGA
- a CDS encoding glycosyltransferase family 4 protein, producing the protein MARTLLLTNDFPPRPGGIQSYLQNLVELLPPEDVVVYAPRWRGDSHEKFDAAAAYRVYRHPTTLMLPTPFVARRAAEIVRREQISTVWFGAAAPLAVLAPAMRRAGAQRIVASTHGHEVGWSMLPGARQVLGHIGRHTDVITFVSRYTRGRFASAFGARAALEHLPPGVDTERFAPDPVLRQRFRERLDLGERPTILCLSRLVPRKGQDVLIRALPLIRRTIPDATLVIVGGGPYAKTLRDLAADTGVAGEVIFTGSVPADELAAYHNIADVFAMPSRTRGRGLDVEGLGIVYLEASASGVPVVAGLSGGAPETIEEGVTGTAVDGTDVDAVALATLSILGDRAAAAEMGRAGRRYVVENWQWSQMAARLRQLL; encoded by the coding sequence ATGGCCCGGACGTTGCTGCTCACCAACGATTTCCCGCCCCGGCCCGGCGGCATCCAGTCCTACCTCCAGAATCTCGTGGAGCTGCTGCCCCCGGAGGATGTGGTCGTCTACGCGCCTCGGTGGCGGGGCGACTCGCACGAGAAGTTCGACGCGGCGGCGGCATACCGGGTGTACCGGCACCCGACGACCCTCATGCTGCCCACTCCGTTCGTCGCGCGGCGCGCCGCCGAGATCGTGCGCCGAGAACAGATCTCGACGGTGTGGTTCGGGGCGGCCGCACCGCTGGCCGTCCTGGCGCCGGCGATGCGTCGTGCGGGCGCGCAGCGGATCGTCGCGAGCACACACGGTCACGAGGTCGGCTGGTCGATGCTCCCGGGCGCGCGACAGGTGCTGGGTCACATCGGTCGCCACACCGATGTGATCACCTTCGTCAGCCGCTACACCCGCGGCCGTTTCGCATCGGCCTTCGGTGCCCGCGCGGCCCTGGAACATCTGCCCCCAGGCGTCGACACCGAACGTTTCGCCCCGGATCCGGTGCTGCGTCAGCGGTTTCGTGAACGTCTCGACCTGGGGGAGCGGCCGACGATCCTCTGTTTGTCGCGACTTGTGCCGCGCAAGGGTCAGGATGTCCTGATCCGCGCGTTGCCGTTGATCCGGCGCACGATTCCCGACGCCACGCTCGTCATCGTCGGCGGTGGTCCCTATGCGAAGACCTTGCGCGACCTCGCCGCCGACACGGGGGTGGCGGGTGAGGTGATCTTCACCGGTTCGGTGCCCGCCGACGAGCTCGCCGCCTACCACAACATCGCGGACGTGTTCGCGATGCCGTCCCGCACGCGGGGTCGTGGTCTGGACGTGGAAGGGCTGGGCATCGTCTACCTGGAGGCGTCGGCGTCCGGCGTGCCCGTTGTCGCGGGCCTGTCCGGGGGTGCCCCGGAGACCATCGAGGAAGGGGTCACCGGCACCGCCGTCGACGGCACCGATGTCGACGCCGTCGCCCTGGCGACCCTGTCGATCCTCGGTGATCGCGCCGCAGCCGCCGAGATGGGCCGGGCGGGACGGCGATACGTCGTCGAGAACTGGCAGTGGAGCCAGATGGCGGCCCGCCTACGCCAGTTGCTCTGA
- a CDS encoding NlpC/P60 family protein, protein MRSRPLMFAVCVLSALAVLIPTVSGGVGDARAVPARSADQLLDRYKQLGIDAEKTTEAMHNAKIEYDKQRGIVATAKRAAAEAQQTLDRSRAQLAVHQNRVDAIVRASYQGARVSGLYAVMISDSPQALLDQMSGLDMISRQASADLTAIKKVRARTEIAKKDAEQTAVAASEAVSRAERVRGDLQTKQADLQLQAIQIRAIYKSMTGKQLAALRGPTFDFDPRLVPRGTAAGLIAVQAALTRIGDPYVWGATGPNSFDCSGLMVWAFKQAGKTIPRSSEAQMGGGTAVDRNDLKPGDLIIYYPDAHHVGMYVGDGYVIHASTFGVPVKVVPIDEAGPYNSARRF, encoded by the coding sequence ATGCGTTCGCGTCCGCTGATGTTCGCGGTCTGCGTCCTGTCGGCGCTCGCCGTGCTCATACCGACGGTCTCCGGTGGTGTCGGGGACGCCCGTGCGGTGCCCGCGCGCTCGGCCGATCAGCTGCTCGACCGCTACAAGCAGCTCGGCATCGACGCGGAGAAGACCACCGAGGCGATGCACAACGCGAAGATCGAGTACGACAAGCAGCGCGGCATCGTGGCCACGGCCAAGAGGGCGGCGGCCGAGGCACAGCAGACGCTCGACAGGAGCCGCGCCCAGCTGGCGGTGCACCAGAACCGCGTCGACGCCATCGTGCGCGCCAGCTACCAGGGCGCTCGCGTGAGTGGCCTCTACGCGGTGATGATCAGCGACTCGCCCCAGGCACTGCTCGACCAGATGTCGGGCCTGGACATGATCTCGCGTCAGGCGTCGGCGGATCTCACCGCCATCAAGAAGGTTCGCGCACGCACGGAGATCGCGAAGAAAGACGCCGAGCAGACGGCAGTGGCGGCCTCCGAGGCGGTCTCCCGCGCCGAGCGGGTCCGCGGTGATCTGCAGACGAAACAGGCCGACCTGCAGCTCCAGGCGATCCAGATCCGGGCGATCTACAAGTCCATGACCGGAAAGCAGCTCGCCGCGCTGCGCGGACCGACCTTCGACTTCGATCCGCGTCTGGTGCCCAGGGGTACCGCGGCCGGACTCATCGCGGTACAGGCCGCGCTGACCCGGATCGGTGATCCGTACGTGTGGGGCGCCACCGGACCGAACTCATTCGACTGTTCCGGCCTGATGGTCTGGGCATTCAAGCAGGCGGGCAAGACCATCCCGCGGTCGAGCGAGGCGCAGATGGGTGGCGGGACCGCCGTCGACCGCAACGATCTGAAGCCCGGCGACCTGATCATCTACTACCCGGACGCGCATCACGTCGGCATGTACGTCGGCGACGGATATGTCATCCATGCCTCGACCTTCGGCGTCCCGGTCAAGGTCGTGCCGATCGACGAGGCAGGCCCGTACAACTCCGCTCGCCGGTTCTAG
- a CDS encoding C40 family peptidase, translated as MAKHRLEQPNRGSTVAKKAVIAGSITLGSLAAAAGPALAAPVHTPLGTFEIPALPGAKAPDAKPAPPATPVKKSPAATVEIPNLGQFTVPGIAPDQIPQQFRPQGGAPLGQPQLTAGEKAVKAAESKIGSPYSYGSAGPNAFDCSGLVYWSYKQAGKNIPRDSYGQLGGGRAVSYSEAKPGDVMIFNGGGHAGIYVGNGQFVHSSNYGTPVKRDAVKEWTLTGIRRY; from the coding sequence GTGGCCAAACATCGTTTGGAACAGCCCAATCGTGGCAGCACGGTCGCCAAGAAGGCGGTGATCGCCGGATCGATCACGCTCGGTTCGCTCGCCGCAGCCGCCGGCCCTGCTCTCGCCGCCCCGGTCCACACCCCGCTGGGGACTTTCGAGATCCCGGCCCTGCCCGGTGCGAAGGCCCCGGACGCCAAGCCCGCACCCCCGGCGACGCCCGTGAAGAAGTCGCCCGCGGCCACGGTCGAGATCCCCAACCTTGGACAGTTCACCGTGCCGGGCATCGCCCCTGACCAGATTCCCCAGCAGTTCCGTCCGCAGGGCGGCGCGCCCCTGGGCCAGCCGCAGCTGACCGCGGGTGAGAAGGCCGTCAAGGCCGCTGAGAGCAAGATCGGCTCGCCGTACTCCTACGGTTCCGCCGGCCCCAACGCATTCGACTGCTCGGGTCTCGTCTACTGGTCCTACAAGCAGGCCGGCAAGAACATTCCGCGCGACAGCTACGGCCAGCTCGGCGGCGGACGTGCGGTGTCCTACTCCGAAGCCAAGCCGGGCGACGTCATGATCTTCAACGGTGGCGGCCACGCCGGCATCTATGTCGGCAACGGCCAGTTCGTCCACTCGTCCAACTACGGCACGCCGGTCAAGCGCGACGCCGTCAAGGAGTGGACCCTGACGGGAATCCGTCGTTACTGA